From Leishmania braziliensis MHOM/BR/75/M2904 complete genome, chromosome 35:
CTCGGACGAGGTGCTCCgccgcgtgcagctgcaggactACCGTCTCGGCAACGAGGTGGACGGCGCCATCTTTGGCGGAGAGTTCAAGGGCTACATCTTTCGCCTGCGCGGTGGCTCGGACAAGGATGGCTTCCCGATGGTCCCCGGTGTGCTTGCCTCCAGCcgtgtgtcgctgctggtgaaGCGCGGCGCGATCGGCTTCAACACCTTCCGCGGCTACCAGGGTGAGCGTCGTCGCAAGAACGTTCGTGGCTGCGTGCTCGCGAGCGATATTGCGCTGGTGAACGTGACCATCTCCAAGGTCGGCGACCAGCCGATTGAGGGCGTGACGGACACCACTGCTCCCCGTCGTCTGGGCCCGAAGCGCGCGAGCAAGATCCGCAAGCTCTTCAACCTGTCCCGCACTGAAGATGTGCGCAGGTATGTGGTTCGCCGCCGTGTCCTCAAGAGCGGCAAGAAGGACCGGCTGAAGGCCCCAAAGGTCCAGCGCTTGATGACACCAAAGATCAAGGCCCGCCGTGCCAAGAAGGCCAAGGACGCCATTGCCAaggtgcgtgcgtctgctgctgagcgCCGTGAGTACCTGCATCTGATCGCTTCGCACCgccgtgcgctgcgccagcgcgaCCACTCCaagaagcacacgcacaaggtGCACACCCAGCGCGCCGAGGTGGCTGCATTCCAGAAGAAGTAAAAGGTtgagcgtctctctctctctgtatgtgtgttagtgtgtgtgtgtgtgtgtgtgctttggATGTGGCGCCACCTCTTTTTCTGAGGAACAACGATGGCATGGGAGGAAACGGCACtacgccccccacccccccatTCCCTTCCAAATTCCTCACAGTTGAATAGTAGTGCGCACCCATCCACACTCGCACCCACCTACCCACAAGCGTGCATACCCGATCGTCTCTGCGTAGGCGAGTGGCTCGTTGTGCTTCACTCTCTTTCCTCGTTTCGATTTCACTCGTTATTTCTTCTCGCTTGATTTTCCTTCATTTCCAGGTTAATGGAGCAACGCCATACAACTCGATCAATTGCGCATCAGAGCAAATAGTTAGCACTACTCCCCCTTCCGCcacaaccccccccccccatcgaGCGACAAGTAGCAACACCATTAGCACTGAGTCGAGGGAGAGAATGGAAGGAGAATGACGCTCTCCTACCTTCACGGACAACTCCATCGTGAAACTCCGAGATGCGCGGTCAATGGCAGGCCTGCACCTAACCGAGAAGAGAGCGCAATGGACCTCGAGGAACCGGAACATGGGAAGTAGCCTTGTTGTGTCTGATGCATGCGTTGCTTTCGTCCTCGtcttggtgctgctgctgctgctgttgttgctggtGGTGTTTTGCTCTTGCCTCTACGCTTTGCCTGCGCCCTTTCCTTTGGCCGCTTCACGCGCACACCTTCTCTGCTCCTTCCGCTAgtgtggttgtgtgcgtgtgtgtctgtcttgggagggggggggggggaaggcatgggagagaggagagaaaacgcaAGTGCGAcagtgagtgagtgggtgagagagaggggaactCCAGGGCTTGTTGCGACGGAACGCATATTCGCGTTCTTTGTGCGTGTCCGTATCCACTTCTATGAGTGTGAATGTGCTCAGCCTTTCATGTGTGCCGAATGATGCCTTTCATCTTCTGTCGCCATACTCTTTTTTCTCCAATTCTTCGCTCACCCCATTCACTGTTGTCTCACCGCTGCTTCCCTGCGCGTCTCATGCACTTATTCTGCTTCTCTGAACCCCCCaaaaaacacacacccaaGCAACGGAGGCAGCAACGAAGGGAATTAGTTCCAGCTGAGGGTGAAGCAACGCCCCCTCATTTCTGTTTCCGTTGCGATCCACCACTCCCCCGGCCTTGTATTGGGtgtctttccccttctccctgtccttcttcctccctcttgtGCACacatcaccccccccccccccaaaaaaaaaacacacagagaaagagaggaggaaaggggagacaTATGACGTCGGGATCCGTCGCCTAAAGAAGGACGAAAGAAGTTTCTATTCGCGTAGTGGACTCCAtcggacacacacacgcacgtgcgcgcacgtCTTTACACACCGCAACTCACCTAGGCGCCGTTTCGATTGAGTTGGTAGGCTCTCTTTATCGCTTTCTTCTTAGACCTCGTCTTCTGTTGTCCTTCTTAGTTAGGGAAtcttcttgctgctgctgctgccgctgtcctTTTCCTACTGTCCGCCCCCTCACATTGGTAGTCGCTGTGAACCCCCTCACGGCACTCAGATACCGGCACGCATATTCAGCAGTGTCGTGGATCTAGTTTTTGTTGCTCGGCTATCTTCGCCCGCGCTCTTATTAGGTTTCCTTGGCAGCTGACCCGGCAACTCAGTCGTGAAGGCGATTGAAGGCCCCTCTAGCGACAGCGGTAGTTGGAGCGTCATTGGCTGCCTACCctcattctttttttttctcgcgtAGTACTGCTTCATActtttttcgctcttttGACGCCACCTCTGCAGCGAAAATGTCTCGACGCATGTTTGTGCGTAACATGAACGGGGAGCTGTCCTCGACGTGGCGCCACGGCGGTGCGGAGGCGAACACGATGGGTGTCAACGTCGCTACCTTCGGCGCGACGGGCATCCTTGGTCACCACATCCACGCGGTGAACTGTT
This genomic window contains:
- a CDS encoding putative 40S ribosomal protein S6, which produces MKLNIAYPRNGTVKQFEISDEVLRRVQLQDYRLGNEVDGAIFGGEFKGYIFRLRGGSDKDGFPMVPGVLASSRVSLLVKRGAIGFNTFRGYQGERRRKNVRGCVLASDIALVNVTISKVGDQPIEGVTDTTAPRRLGPKRASKIRKLFNLSRTEDVRRYVVRRRVLKSGKKDRLKAPKVQRLMTPKIKARRAKKAKDAIAKVRASAAERREYLHLIASHRRALRQRDHSKKHTHKVHTQRAEVAAFQKK